The Quercus robur chromosome 7, dhQueRobu3.1, whole genome shotgun sequence genome has a segment encoding these proteins:
- the LOC126693010 gene encoding putative elongation factor TypA-like SVR3, chloroplastic: MATISFHNSTFSVNSSRRTSFPHRSPLSNKLFLGSLSKPVLTLRSPTHTPIKCSVSQATDTTTPDIGEKKSQLMRRSDVRNIAIVAHVDHGKTTLVDSMLKQAKVFRDNQFVQERIMDSNDLERERGITILSKNTSITYKDTKVNIIDTPGHSDFGGEVERILNMVEGVLLVVDSVEGPMPQTRFVLKKALEFGHAVVVVVNKIDRPSARPDYVINSTFELFIELNASDEQCDFQAIYASGIKGKAGLSPDNLAEDLGPLFESIIRCIPGPCIDRDGALQLLVTNIEYDEHKGRIAIGRLHAGFLRRGLDVKVCTAEDSCRYARITELFVYEKFIRVPAERVEAGDICAVCGIDDIQIGETIADKISGRPLPAIKVEEPTVKMAFSINTSPFVGREGKYVTSRNLRDRLYRELERNLAMKVEDGETADTFIVSGRGTLHITILIENMRREGYEFMVGPPKVINKKVDDRLLEPYEIATVEVPEEHMGSVVELLGKRRGQMFDMQGVGSEGTTFLKYKIPTRGLLGLRNAILTVSRGTAILNTIFDSYGPWAGDITTRDQGSLVAFEDGTTSSYALSSSQERGQMFIGPGVDVYKGQIIGIHQRPGDLSLNVCKRKAATNIRSNKEQTVVLDTPLAYSLDDCIEYILEDELVEVTPLHIRMCKNPKFSKKK, encoded by the exons atggcAACAATCAGCTTCCACAATTCGACCTTCTCCGTGAACAGCTCAAGAAGAACCTCATTTCCTCATCGTTCCCCACTCTCTAATAAACTCTTCCTTGGAAGCTTATCTAAACCAGTTCTCACACTCCGTTCTCCAACTCATACACCAATCAAATGCTCAGTTTCTCAAGCTACAGACACCACCACTCCCGATATCGGTG AGAAGAAGAGCCAATTGATGAGGAGAAGTGATGTAAGGAATATAGCGATTGTGGCTCACGTTGATCATGGAAAGACAACTTTGGTTGATTCTATGTTGAAGCAAGCTAAG GTTTTTCGTGACAACCAATTTGTACAGGAAAGGATAATGGACTCAAATGATCTTGAGCGTGAAAGAGGAATTACAATACTCAGCAAAAATACATCTATCACTTATAAAGACACAAAGGTTAACATAATAGATACTCCAGGGCACTCTGACTTTGGAGGGGAAGTTGAACGCATCCTCAATATGGTGGAAGGGGTTCTTCTAGTG GTAGATTCTGTTGAGGGTCCAATGCCTCAAACAAGATTTGTTCTAAAGAAGGCCCTAGAATTTGGCCatgctgttgttgttgtggtcAATAAGATTGACAGACCATCTGCTCGTCCTGATTATGTCATAAATTCAACTTTTGAACTCTTTATTGAACTAAATGCATCAGATGAACAG TGTGATTTCCAAGCAATATATGCAAGCGGTATTAAGGGAAAGGCAGGATTGTCACCTGATAATTTGGCAGAAGATCTTGGGCCACTTTTCGAGTCTATAATCAGATGCATACCTGGGCCATGTATTGACAGAGATGGTGCACTGCAATTGCTT GTTACAAATATCGAGTATGATGAACATAAAGGACGTATAGCCATTGGACGCTTGCATGCTGGATTTCTGCGTAGAGGATTGGACGTGAAG GTGTGCACTGCAGAAGATTCCTGTAGATATGCAAGAATCACTGAGCTTTTTGTGTATGAGAAATTCATTAGGGTTCCTGCAGAACGTGTAGAAGCTGGTGACATATGTGCTGTCTGTGGAATTGATGATATACAG ATTGGGGAGACCATTGCTGACAAAATATCTGGGAGGCCTTTACCAGCCATTAAGGTGGAGGAACCTACTGTCAAAATGGCATTCTCTATAAATACTTCACCATTTGTTGGACGTGAG GGAAAGTATGTCACTAGTAGAAACTTGCGAGACCGGCTCTACCGTGAGCTTGAGCGTAATTTGGCTATGAAAGTTGAAGATGGAGAAACGGCAGATACATTCATTGTCAGTGGTCGTGGTACTTTACATATCACCATATTGATAGAAAACAT GCGAAGAGAAGGATATGAGTTTATGGTGGGACCCCCCAAAGTTATTAACAAAAAGGTGGATGACCGCTTGCTGGAACCATATGAG ATTGCTACTGTAGAAGTACCAGAAGAACACATGGGGTCTGTAGTTGAACTTCTCGGCAAAAGGCGCGGGCAGATGTTTGATATGCAAGGGGTTGG GTCGGAAGGAACAACATTTCTTAAATATAAAATTCCAACACGTGGCCTTCTTGGTTTGAGAAATGCAATTTTAACTGTTTCTCGTGGCACGGCGATTCTCAATACAATATTTGATAGCTATGGACCTTGGGCTGGCGATATTACTACCAGGGATCAGGGTTCACTG GTTGCCTTTGAGGATGGAACAACTAGTTCTTATGCCCTTTCTAGTTCACAGGAGAGAGGGCAGATGTTTATTGGTCCTGGGGTGGACGTTTATAAAGGTCAAATAATTGGCATTCATCAGCGGCCTGGGGATTTGTCTCTTAATGTGTGCAAGAGAAAGGCTGCAACTAATATCCGTTCAAACAAAGAGCAAACAG TGGTTCTTGATACCCCATTGGCTTATAGCTTGGACGACTGCATTGAGTACATTCTAGAGGATGAACTCGTGGAGGTCACTCCATTACATATCCGAATGTGCAAAAATCCGAAGTTTTCAAAGAAAAAGTAG